One part of the Spiroplasma turonicum genome encodes these proteins:
- a CDS encoding ABC transporter substrate-binding protein, which yields MKKLLSSLMAVSFVVSSSASAYACGSKNQDPEKTIVAPIGTNVSKWLTSKTQNAEDGQILANTNANPLAADQYGRIYGDLFEPTNKNYTAETPFVGVANSDKTQWTYKVRDNATWSDYQGNKVDDLTADDFMNTARYALNPENASETINIWKDMIKGASELNTEAKKAGADFNQIFDSYVTEGKLGLKVEGSNVTFTLTKPAPYFESLLTYAVFSPIHKDALSDPSLVDDYKKGRYSGAFVPTSFTQDTSLILDKNLNYHFANKTNLNRLRYVFVGGGDSSKTRQLYEAGTISSYSPNPNDTAGWDEYVGDPNDPKKRDGMTKYTDSPDDASSWLMFYNYLNSDYDSTDSGKKVRARNASRLLQYKEARQFLTTGINRTDWATYYSNVYDEDKSVSSQLRNTYVPYNFVDNFLSYEKDALNEIKFDANKSTDSVESVTEDDLKDGVDFLRNSQYGKNKEGSDGFNQQVEKQVSALRTILEKDKFLGEILKSGKKIEIVAVKDPTSAESVGVYKDEMIKKFNALKNNPIVITQEKAISWNDYAEKLQSGKSDITFSSWSPDYKDPMTYSSTLKLDGDYELYLRQGNLFGFENFSDLDSSSADAAYKKLKEANKDKFNDVVVEQDGKSELFNSRYQYTKDLIDVDTKKTTDLVERNKEFAKLEVQTLYQDWFVAPFMRRSAAMSFTISHSTPFRLSRVAYGNSSYKLFNTDYVENLLTYDQIEELRTIYEKNKEEVIANPKTHQDEDIWNWSN from the coding sequence ATGAAAAAATTATTATCTTCTTTGATGGCGGTCAGCTTTGTTGTATCGTCATCAGCAAGTGCATATGCATGTGGGTCAAAAAATCAGGATCCAGAAAAAACTATTGTTGCTCCTATTGGGACTAATGTAAGCAAATGACTTACTTCAAAAACACAAAATGCTGAAGATGGTCAAATATTAGCAAACACAAATGCTAACCCACTTGCAGCAGACCAATATGGAAGAATTTATGGTGATTTATTTGAACCAACAAATAAAAATTATACTGCTGAAACTCCATTTGTTGGAGTTGCAAATAGTGATAAAACTCAATGAACTTATAAAGTAAGAGATAATGCGACATGAAGTGATTATCAAGGAAATAAAGTAGATGATTTGACAGCAGATGATTTTATGAATACTGCAAGATATGCTTTAAATCCTGAAAATGCTTCTGAAACTATAAATATATGAAAAGATATGATCAAAGGTGCAAGTGAATTAAATACTGAGGCTAAAAAAGCTGGGGCAGACTTTAATCAAATTTTTGATAGTTATGTAACAGAAGGAAAATTAGGTTTAAAAGTTGAAGGAAGTAATGTAACATTTACATTAACAAAACCAGCTCCATATTTTGAATCATTACTAACTTATGCAGTATTTTCTCCAATTCATAAAGATGCATTGTCAGATCCAAGTTTAGTTGATGATTATAAAAAAGGTAGATATTCAGGTGCCTTTGTACCAACAAGTTTTACTCAAGATACTTCTTTAATATTGGATAAAAACTTAAATTATCATTTTGCAAATAAAACTAATTTAAATAGATTAAGATATGTTTTTGTAGGTGGAGGTGATTCATCTAAAACTAGACAATTATATGAAGCTGGAACAATTTCAAGTTATTCACCAAATCCAAATGATACAGCTGGTTGAGATGAATATGTAGGAGACCCAAATGATCCTAAAAAAAGAGATGGGATGACTAAATATACTGACTCACCAGATGATGCTTCTTCATGATTAATGTTTTATAATTATTTAAATAGTGATTATGATAGCACAGATTCTGGTAAAAAAGTAAGGGCAAGAAATGCTTCTAGATTGTTACAATATAAAGAAGCAAGACAATTTTTAACAACAGGTATTAACAGAACTGATTGAGCAACTTATTATTCAAATGTTTATGATGAAGACAAATCTGTTTCTTCTCAATTAAGAAATACTTATGTACCATATAATTTTGTAGATAATTTCTTAAGTTATGAAAAAGATGCTTTAAATGAAATAAAATTTGATGCGAATAAATCAACTGATAGTGTTGAATCAGTTACTGAAGACGATTTAAAAGATGGAGTTGATTTTTTAAGAAATAGTCAATATGGTAAAAATAAAGAAGGTTCTGATGGGTTTAATCAACAAGTTGAAAAACAAGTATCAGCTTTAAGAACTATCTTAGAAAAAGACAAATTTTTAGGAGAAATCTTAAAATCTGGTAAAAAAATAGAGATTGTAGCAGTTAAAGATCCAACTTCAGCAGAGTCAGTTGGTGTTTATAAAGATGAAATGATAAAAAAATTCAATGCTTTAAAAAATAATCCAATTGTGATAACTCAAGAAAAAGCAATAAGTTGAAATGATTATGCTGAAAAATTACAATCTGGAAAATCAGATATAACTTTCTCATCTTGAAGTCCTGATTATAAAGATCCGATGACATATTCTTCAACTTTAAAATTAGATGGTGATTATGAACTCTATTTACGTCAGGGTAATTTATTTGGTTTTGAGAACTTTTCAGATTTAGATTCATCTTCTGCTGATGCTGCATATAAAAAATTAAAAGAAGCTAATAAAGATAAATTTAATGATGTTGTTGTAGAACAAGATGGGAAATCAGAATTATTTAATTCTAGATATCAATATACAAAAGATTTAATCGATGTAGATACTAAAAAAACAACTGATTTAGTAGAAAGAAATAAAGAGTTTGCAAAATTAGAAGTACAAACACTATATCAAGATTGATTTGTTGCTCCATTTATGAGAAGAAGTGCTGCAATGAGTTTTACAATAAGTCATTCTACACCATTTAGATTATCAAGAGTTGCATATGGTAATAGTAGTTATAAATTATTTAATACTGATTATGTAGAAAACTTATTGACATATGATCAAATTGAAGAACTAAGAACTATTTATGAAAAAAATAAAGAGGAAGTTATAGCAAATCCTAAAACACATCAAGATGAAGATATATGAAATTGATCAAATTAA
- a CDS encoding GntR family transcriptional regulator: MNKKWEIVFDYLMYLIRENKVQPGEVLPSQNMLKTKFKYSEQPIRIAFNKLIELKIVKAVNGKGFVVQDKIKNNLFFSFRELFPNSINNYISFEEINCDNILSKESGYQVGERLYKFKCVRKWNTKDTILFQVSYVKKAKYKGLTLPILNKNGLMFFIENNTNFVISHSSKKIKFIRKLDDIINEFNDIDSSFDSLILDEGKVYDIFGEILEYRKSYYKPDLFEWNFIEWRK; the protein is encoded by the coding sequence ATGAATAAGAAATGAGAAATAGTTTTTGACTATCTTATGTATTTAATAAGAGAAAATAAAGTTCAACCAGGTGAAGTTTTACCGAGTCAAAATATGTTAAAAACAAAGTTTAAATACTCAGAACAACCAATAAGAATCGCTTTTAATAAATTAATTGAATTAAAAATTGTAAAAGCAGTTAATGGTAAAGGATTTGTTGTACAAGATAAAATTAAAAATAATCTTTTTTTTAGTTTTAGAGAATTATTTCCCAATTCAATTAATAATTATATTAGCTTTGAAGAAATCAATTGTGACAATATTCTTTCAAAAGAAAGTGGATATCAAGTTGGAGAACGATTATATAAATTTAAGTGTGTTAGAAAATGAAATACTAAAGATACAATTTTGTTTCAAGTAAGTTATGTAAAAAAAGCTAAATATAAAGGTCTAACATTGCCTATTTTAAATAAAAATGGTTTAATGTTCTTTATTGAAAATAATACTAATTTTGTTATAAGCCATTCAAGTAAAAAAATTAAATTTATTAGAAAACTTGACGATATTATAAATGAGTTCAATGATATTGATAGCTCATTTGATAGCTTAATATTAGATGAAGGTAAAGTTTATGACATATTTGGTGAAATATTAGAATATCGTAAAAGTTACTATAAACCTGACTTATTTGAATGAAATTTTATTGAATGAAGAAAATAA